Proteins from one Ipomoea triloba cultivar NCNSP0323 chromosome 1, ASM357664v1 genomic window:
- the LOC116019072 gene encoding uncharacterized protein LOC116019072, with the protein MEVMIKSPAPAAEFNFDSACTTPYMSAPSSPQRFGNFFYSAPASPTRVSALAGGGVPFDWEEEPGIPKLKEDEDYEDDDEFAFDFSGQLEKSSFSAADELFDGGKIKPLKPPPRFQYEGKPPDSPKSPKQRIKEAFSPRHRRKDFDPFSAAIEQSRRDDKDDNDSSNQRRGRERNADPTAVRSNSRHKGTRSLSPFRISDLLLDRDENTCSSSSSSSSSSAAVSSFISMWYRKWKLKDLLLFRSASEGRASSKEMMNKYAMLKKSHHHDDVKNASFRSTESAGSTSRRRGPVSAHELHYTVNRAASEEMKRKTFLPYKQGLLGCLGVHPTVPEISKGLASMSMPRTRQQ; encoded by the coding sequence ATGGAAGTGATGATAAAatcgccggcgccggcggcggAGTTTAACTTCGACAGTGCGTGTACGACGCCGTATATGAGTGCGCCTTCGAGTCCACAGCGTTTTGGGAACTTTTTTTATAGTGCCCCGGCTAGCCCCACCAGGGTGTCGGCGCTCGCCGGCGGTGGGGTTCCGTTTGATTGGGAAGAGGAGCCCGGAATTCCGAAGCTTAAAGAGGACGAGGATTATGAGGACGATGATGAGTTCgcttttgattttagtgggcaGTTGGAGAAATCCTCTTTCTCTGCGGCGGATGAGCTGTTTGACGGCGGCAAGATTAAGCCGTTGAAGCCGCCGCCGAGGTTTCAGTACGAGGGGAAACCGCCGGACTCTCCGAAATCGCCGAAGCAAAGGATTAAGGAGGCATTCTCGCCGCGCCACCGGAGGAAGGATTTTGACCCGTTCTCCGCCGCAATTGAACAGAGCCGGAGGGACGATAAGGACGACAACGATTCATCAAATCAACGGCGAGGAAGAGAAAGAAACGCCGATCCGACGGCCGTCCGTTCCAATTCCCGCCACAAAGGAACAAGATCCCTCTCCCCTTTCCGCATATCCGATTTATTACTGGACCGCGACGAAAAcacttgttcttcttcttcttcctcatcctcCTCCTCGGCGGCGGTTTCTTCCTTCATCTCCATGTGGTACCGGAAATGGAAGCTGAAAGATCTTTTACTCTTCCGAAGCGCGTCGGAGGGGCGAGCGAGCAGTAAAGAGATGATGAACAAATACGCAATGCTGAAAAAGAGCCATCATCACGACGACGTGAAGAACGCGAGTTTCCGGTCGACGGAGAGCGCGGGATCGACGTCGAGGAGAAGAGGACCGGTGTCGGCTCACGAGCTGCACTACACGGTGAACCGGGCGGCGTCGGAGGAGATGAAACGGAAGACTTTCTTGCCGTACAAACAGGGACTATTGGGCTGCCTGGGAGTCCACCCGACGGTGCCGGAAATTTCTAAAGGCCTCGCTTCCATGTCTATGCCCCGTACCCGTCAGCAATGA
- the LOC115998632 gene encoding peptidyl-prolyl cis-trans isomerase CYP40-like has protein sequence MGWPRCFLDISIGGELEGRIVVELYNDVVPKTAENFRALCTGEKGIGPNTGVPLHYKGVRFHRVIKSFMVQGGDISAGDGTGGESIYGLKFEDENFELKHERKGMLSMANAGPNTNGSQFFITTTRTSHLDGKHVVFGKVIKGMGVVRSVEHVQTGENDCPTDDVIISDCGEIPEGADDGIANFFKDGDMYADWPADLDNNPDELSWWESAVLSIKAFGNEYFKKQDYKMALKKYRKALRYLDVCWEKEGIDEDKSLYLRKMKSQIFTNSSACKLKLGDLKGALLDADFAMRDGENNAKALFRQGQAHLALNDIDAAVESFKKALELEPNDVGIKKELATAKKKIADRRDQERRAYAKLFQ, from the exons ATGGGTTGGCCGCGGTGCTTTCTCGACATAAGCATCGGAGGGGAGCTGGAAGGGAGGATAGTGGTGGAGCTCTACAACGACGTCGTCCCCAAAACCGCCGAGAATTTCAGAGCTCTTTGCACCGGCGAGAAGGGCATTGGTCCTAACACCGGCGTCCCTCTTCATTACAAG GGGGTCCGTTTTCATCGTGTTATTAAGAGCTTCATGGTACAAGGTGGTGACATTTCTGCAGGAGATGGTACTGGTGGAGAGTCCATTTATGGACTAAAATTTGAAGATGAAAATTTTGAGTTGAAACATGAAAGGAAGGGGATGTTATCTATGGCTAATGCTGGTCCTAACACAAATGGCTCCCAATTTTTTATCACCACCACTCGCACTTCTCATCTCGATGGAAAGCATGTTGTGTTTGGCAAGGTAATAAAAGGAATGGGGGTTGTTCGTTCTGTTGAGCATGTTCAGACAGGTGAAAATGATTGCCCCACTGATGATGTTATAATTTCGGATTGTGGAGAAATACCGGAGGGCGCAGATGATGGAATTGCAAATTTTTTCAAAGATGGTGATATGTATGCTGATTGGCCAGCTGATCTTGACAACAACCCTGATGAGCTCTCTTGGTGGGAGAGTGCTGTACTGTCAATCAAGGCATTTGGTAACGAATATTTTAAG AAACAAGACTATAAGATGGCTCTTAAGAAGTATCGAAAGGCTTTGCGGTATTTGGATGTCTGCTGGGAAAAGGAAGGGATCGATGAAG ACAAGAGTTTGTATTTAAGAAAGATGAAGTCGCAGATTTTCACTAATAGTTCT gCTTGCAAACTGAAACTGGGAGATCTAAAGGGAGCACTCTTAGATGCTGACTTTGCTATGCGTGATGGAGAGAACAATGCGAAAGCTCTGTTTCGCCAGGGTCAG GCACATCTTGCTCTCAATGATATCGATGCTGCTGTTGAGAGTTTCAAGAAAGCACTGGAGTTGGAGCCAAATGACG TGGGGATTAAAAAGGAGCTTGCTACCGCAAAGAAGAAG ATTGCTGATAGACGTGATCAGGAGAGAAGAGCATATGCTAAGTTGTTTCAATAG
- the LOC116011869 gene encoding uncharacterized protein LOC116011869, translating to MSNTPVVDYPLQQPPPMVMEQQQAYASRTAHGSVGPVIGVLAVIAVLGAIAVMIGRLCSGRRIMGRGQYDFESWVETKCASCIDGRVDPPPPPRPAVAAAAATPPPAPEAEEAPQESKEEAAAAAAEEQNNDSRGTANS from the coding sequence ATGTCGAACACGCCGGTGGTGGATTATCCTCTGCAGCAGCCGCCGCCAATGGTGATGGAGCAGCAGCAAGCGTACGCGAGCCGTACGGCGCACGGGTCGGTGGGACCCGTGATTGGGGTTCTTGCGGTGATTGCTGTTCTCGGGGCAATAGCGGTCATGATCGGCAGATTGTGTTCCGGGCGCCGAATCATGGGTCGTGGCCAGTACGATTTCGAGAGCTGGGTGGAGACCAAATGCGCGTCTTGCATTGACGGCCGGGTCGACCCGCCGCCGCCACCGCGTCCcgcggtggcggcggcggcggcgactcCCCCGCCGGCCCCCGAGGCGGAAGAAGCTCCCCAAGAAAGCAAGGAagaagcggcggcggcggcggccgaGGAACAGAATAATGATTCACGCGGAACAGCTAATTCTTGA